The following are from one region of the Segatella oris genome:
- a CDS encoding dihydrofolate reductase gives MILSLIAAVARNRAIGYQNRLLFHIKADLEHFKRLTMGHVVIMGRHTFESLPNGALPHRKNIVISKSVASFHGCTRVSSFKEALDMCQTEEEVFVIGGEQVYKEAITQADRLYLTEIDAPAEQADAYFPAYNSWHLVAHEAHKKSEDNPFVFAFTVYQRR, from the coding sequence ATGATACTCTCTCTCATTGCAGCAGTGGCCCGAAACCGTGCCATTGGCTATCAGAACAGATTACTATTCCACATCAAAGCCGACCTTGAACATTTCAAACGGCTGACCATGGGGCATGTGGTTATCATGGGACGTCATACGTTCGAATCGCTGCCCAACGGCGCCTTGCCTCATCGGAAGAATATTGTCATCAGTAAATCTGTTGCTTCTTTTCATGGTTGTACGCGTGTTTCATCATTCAAAGAGGCTTTAGACATGTGCCAAACAGAAGAAGAAGTGTTCGTTATCGGCGGAGAACAGGTGTATAAAGAAGCCATTACGCAGGCCGATAGGCTTTATCTGACAGAGATAGATGCCCCGGCAGAGCAGGCCGATGCTTATTTCCCTGCCTATAACTCCTGGCATTTGGTGGCTCACGAAGCCCATAAAAAAAGCGAAGACAACCCTTTTGTCTTCGCATTTACTGTTTATCAGAGACGTTGA
- a CDS encoding OmpA family protein: MQKIHLIIYITTLFALASCGTERAMKKAEQHQAIGEYYDAAQQYRKAYQQTPAKERTERGQRAVKMARCYAKINQTQRAISAFRNAIRYQQATLNDQLIYARLLLKDGQYKAAEKEFLTLKDSLPNDTLVLNGLASAHQSPLWKKQGSSYTVRKMAAFNSYKADYSPMLYGDESNILYFTSTRKEAEGDEQSGITGMKNGDIFFTEKNDKGKWSKPEPVGGALNTAFDEGACAFSPDGRTMYLTQCSTDPTYPRYARIMTSERSDATWGKPSELPISRDTLSLFAHPAVSPDGHWLYFTSDMPGGMGGLDLWRIRITAAGLGGAENLGVPINTPGNEEFPTFRPNGDLYFSSDGHPGLGGLDLFMAHFDAQGHPTITHLGYPMNSNGDDFGMTFEGPHNRGYFASNRNDSRGYDHIYSFENPEIVQTVKGWVYEKDGYELPHAQVYMVGNDGTNVKLSVRGDGSFTQTLKPGVNYIFLATCDGFLNHHASLNIRPTKASEEHVLQFPLASITAPVLIDNIFYDFNKATLRPESTAALDELVTLLNENPHVTIELAAHCDYRGSAEYNLRLSQQRAENVVRYLISKGIAADRLTAVGYGKQRPKTIRKKLTEKYTWLKEGDQLTPAFIEKLDKEQQETCNQLNRRTEFSVLRTTYGMFDKDGKLKNEPEKKQQKKGKEEAEIYF, translated from the coding sequence ATGCAGAAAATCCACCTTATCATATACATTACAACCCTCTTTGCCCTCGCTTCCTGCGGCACTGAACGCGCCATGAAGAAAGCCGAGCAGCATCAAGCCATAGGAGAATATTACGATGCTGCACAGCAATACCGCAAAGCCTACCAACAAACCCCGGCCAAAGAACGCACAGAACGTGGTCAAAGAGCCGTGAAAATGGCACGCTGTTATGCTAAAATCAACCAGACACAACGTGCTATATCAGCTTTCCGAAACGCCATACGTTACCAACAAGCCACATTGAACGACCAACTCATCTATGCGCGATTGCTCTTGAAAGACGGACAATATAAGGCAGCAGAAAAGGAGTTCTTGACCCTGAAAGACTCTCTTCCAAACGACACTTTGGTGTTGAATGGCCTCGCTTCTGCACACCAATCACCACTCTGGAAGAAGCAAGGAAGCAGCTATACCGTCAGGAAAATGGCGGCTTTCAACTCCTATAAAGCAGACTATTCGCCCATGCTCTATGGCGACGAAAGCAACATTCTCTACTTTACTTCCACGCGAAAAGAGGCCGAAGGTGACGAGCAAAGCGGTATTACGGGAATGAAGAACGGTGACATCTTCTTTACCGAGAAGAACGATAAAGGCAAATGGAGCAAGCCCGAACCCGTTGGCGGAGCCCTCAACACGGCCTTCGACGAGGGTGCATGTGCCTTTTCTCCCGACGGCAGAACGATGTACCTGACACAGTGTTCAACTGATCCCACCTATCCACGCTATGCCCGTATCATGACTTCCGAACGTAGCGATGCCACATGGGGCAAGCCTTCCGAACTGCCAATCTCCCGCGACACACTCTCTCTTTTCGCCCACCCTGCCGTCTCTCCCGATGGCCATTGGCTCTATTTCACCTCTGACATGCCGGGAGGAATGGGTGGACTTGACCTCTGGCGCATACGAATTACAGCCGCAGGATTAGGCGGAGCAGAGAACCTCGGGGTACCTATCAACACACCAGGCAACGAGGAATTCCCCACTTTCCGACCCAATGGAGACCTCTACTTCTCGAGCGATGGCCATCCCGGATTAGGCGGTTTAGACCTTTTTATGGCCCATTTCGATGCACAAGGGCACCCGACAATCACCCATTTGGGCTATCCGATGAACAGCAACGGCGACGACTTCGGCATGACTTTCGAAGGCCCTCACAACCGCGGATACTTCGCTTCAAACCGCAACGACAGTCGAGGCTACGACCATATCTATAGCTTTGAGAATCCCGAAATCGTGCAGACGGTCAAAGGTTGGGTATATGAGAAAGACGGATATGAGCTTCCTCATGCACAGGTTTACATGGTGGGAAACGACGGAACGAATGTAAAACTGAGCGTAAGAGGCGACGGTTCGTTCACACAGACCCTCAAACCGGGAGTCAACTACATTTTCCTTGCCACCTGTGACGGCTTTCTCAATCACCACGCAAGCCTCAACATACGCCCCACAAAGGCTTCAGAAGAGCACGTACTGCAATTTCCTTTGGCCTCAATCACGGCTCCTGTGCTCATCGACAACATCTTCTACGACTTCAACAAGGCCACACTTCGCCCCGAATCAACCGCTGCACTCGATGAACTTGTCACGTTGTTGAACGAAAATCCGCATGTAACCATTGAACTTGCAGCCCACTGTGACTACCGCGGTTCGGCCGAGTACAACCTCCGTCTGTCGCAGCAAAGGGCCGAGAACGTAGTGCGTTATCTCATCAGCAAAGGCATTGCTGCCGACCGTCTGACGGCTGTCGGCTACGGAAAACAACGTCCGAAAACCATTCGAAAGAAGCTCACCGAGAAGTACACATGGCTGAAAGAAGGCGACCAACTCACTCCCGCTTTCATCGAAAAGCTTGATAAAGAGCAGCAGGAAACATGCAATCAACTGAACCGACGCACGGAATTCAGCGTGCTCCGAACAACATACGGCATGTTCGACAAGGACGGGAAACTGAAGAATGAACCTGAAAAGAAACAGCAGAAAAAGGGAAAAGAAGAGGCCGAAATATACTTCTGA
- a CDS encoding energy transducer TonB, which translates to MEIKKSYRADIEHKRTTNFLLGLVLVLAMLYVGFEYTSGPADDSHNNGMTDDMSQDIELMPAMDVRDMIAVAPSGATHAVTEKLKAVDKTPQMAEKLSPDNGDMTQGVGGENVRTNTQDDANSTASQSQVAVDENDNPLHFRIVEKLPEFPGGMVELMKWLTRNLHYPALAQRQRLEGKVVVSFIINKDGSVTNEKIEKGIDPLLDQEALRVVKMMPKWKPGIEKNKPCRTMFAIPINFKL; encoded by the coding sequence ATGGAAATAAAAAAGTCATATCGTGCAGACATAGAACACAAGCGAACAACTAATTTCCTGTTGGGCTTAGTGTTAGTGCTCGCCATGCTTTATGTGGGCTTTGAATATACCTCGGGGCCTGCTGATGACAGTCACAACAATGGCATGACCGATGATATGAGCCAGGATATCGAGCTGATGCCGGCCATGGATGTCAGGGATATGATAGCGGTTGCACCGAGTGGAGCCACACATGCCGTCACCGAAAAACTCAAAGCCGTGGATAAGACGCCCCAAATGGCTGAGAAACTCAGTCCTGACAATGGTGATATGACACAGGGTGTAGGCGGTGAGAACGTGCGCACGAACACGCAGGATGATGCTAATTCTACCGCTTCTCAATCGCAAGTGGCTGTTGACGAGAATGATAATCCGCTGCATTTCCGCATTGTAGAGAAGCTGCCGGAGTTCCCGGGAGGCATGGTTGAGCTGATGAAATGGCTCACACGCAACCTGCATTACCCCGCTTTGGCACAGCGTCAGAGACTTGAAGGCAAAGTAGTTGTGTCGTTTATCATCAATAAGGACGGTTCTGTTACGAATGAGAAAATAGAGAAAGGCATCGATCCTTTGCTTGACCAAGAGGCCTTACGTGTGGTCAAGATGATGCCGAAATGGAAGCCGGGAATAGAGAAGAACAAACCTTGTCGGACGATGTTTGCCATCCCGATAAACTTTAAGTTATAA
- a CDS encoding DUF5056 domain-containing protein: MTDNHIDEKLIASFFEAHQIGEIEDRGFSRRVMRRLPESRMRRLNTVWTLLCMVAVVVYFIMQQGTKVLLVALTHLWSSLSEAVVMPDLNMTTALLTYVGLVAVMIFGVYHVLKNVQRYI, translated from the coding sequence ATGACAGATAATCATATTGATGAGAAACTGATTGCAAGCTTCTTTGAGGCTCATCAGATAGGAGAAATCGAAGACCGAGGCTTCTCACGCAGAGTGATGCGACGGCTCCCGGAGTCGCGTATGCGTCGGTTGAACACGGTATGGACGCTCCTTTGCATGGTGGCTGTGGTCGTTTATTTCATCATGCAGCAGGGAACGAAAGTGCTTCTTGTGGCTTTAACCCATCTGTGGAGCAGTCTTTCAGAGGCTGTCGTCATGCCCGATTTGAACATGACCACAGCACTGTTGACTTATGTCGGACTTGTTGCGGTGATGATTTTTGGGGTGTATCATGTCTTGAAAAATGTGCAAAGGTATATTTAG
- a CDS encoding TatD family hydrolase: protein MTFTDTHTHLDGEEFKADLPDVISRAKEQGVGRVFIPAIDLKSVDTVLDVCRQFPGYAFPMIGLHPEEIKADWEMQLDAMKSRFNEAPFIAIGEVGLDFYWDRTFEREQLLAFEAQVEWAVEVQLPLMIHCRKAQNELVHILKKYESRLSGGVFHCFTGNQKEAEQLLQFKRFALGIGGVLTFKSSHLREDLPASVPLERIVLETDSPYMAPVPHRGERNESAFVHLVLEKLAEVYGVSADKVAQVTEENVRRIFTKI, encoded by the coding sequence ATGACATTTACAGATACACATACACATTTAGATGGCGAGGAATTCAAAGCCGATTTGCCCGATGTAATCAGCAGGGCTAAGGAGCAAGGTGTGGGCCGTGTGTTCATTCCTGCCATTGACTTGAAGTCTGTTGACACCGTCCTTGATGTGTGTCGGCAGTTTCCCGGCTATGCTTTTCCAATGATTGGTCTGCATCCCGAGGAAATAAAAGCCGACTGGGAGATGCAGCTTGATGCAATGAAATCGCGTTTCAATGAGGCTCCTTTCATTGCTATTGGTGAGGTTGGACTTGACTTTTATTGGGACAGGACATTTGAACGGGAGCAGTTGTTGGCTTTTGAAGCGCAGGTGGAGTGGGCTGTTGAGGTGCAATTACCACTGATGATACATTGTCGTAAGGCCCAAAATGAGTTAGTACATATCCTGAAAAAGTATGAAAGTCGGCTCTCGGGAGGTGTCTTCCACTGTTTCACGGGCAATCAGAAAGAGGCAGAACAGCTGCTGCAATTCAAGAGATTTGCACTTGGAATAGGTGGTGTTTTGACGTTTAAGAGCAGTCATTTGCGTGAAGACCTGCCCGCTTCAGTTCCTTTGGAGCGTATTGTTTTAGAGACAGACAGCCCATATATGGCCCCTGTTCCACATCGGGGAGAACGTAATGAGAGTGCTTTCGTACATTTGGTATTGGAGAAATTGGCTGAGGTTTATGGTGTTTCAGCCGACAAGGTGGCGCAAGTGACAGAAGAAAACGTAAGACGTATATTCACGAAAATATAA
- a CDS encoding RNA polymerase sigma factor — protein MKELNDISLVTQVAVFHNRKAFDRLVVKYQSPIRRFFLAQTGGDVQLSDDLAQDTFIKAYTNITHFRGLSSFSTWLYRIAYNTFYDYVRRNKPTDDIDAPGMSGRKSAGVDSGLKMDLQQALHILSACERSCITLQLIEGQSIDKISEITGMAEGTVKSHLSRGKQKLTVYLKQNGYDR, from the coding sequence GTGAAGGAACTGAACGATATCTCTCTCGTAACACAGGTGGCTGTGTTTCACAACCGAAAGGCTTTCGACCGATTGGTTGTGAAATATCAGTCGCCTATACGACGTTTCTTTCTAGCCCAAACGGGGGGAGATGTCCAGCTCAGTGACGACCTTGCACAGGATACTTTCATCAAAGCATACACCAATATTACGCATTTCCGTGGCCTGTCGAGCTTTTCAACCTGGCTCTATCGCATTGCCTACAACACCTTTTACGATTATGTGAGGCGTAACAAACCTACGGATGACATTGATGCTCCGGGCATGTCGGGACGTAAGTCGGCAGGAGTGGACAGCGGATTGAAGATGGATTTGCAGCAGGCTCTGCACATTTTGTCGGCCTGTGAGCGTTCTTGCATCACGCTTCAGCTGATAGAAGGGCAGAGCATTGATAAGATATCAGAAATCACGGGCATGGCAGAAGGAACGGTGAAAAGCCATCTCTCGCGTGGAAAACAGAAACTGACCGTTTATCTTAAACAGAATGGATATGACAGATAA
- a CDS encoding ExbD/TolR family protein: protein MSLFRRHIHEMPGLNTASLPDLIFSVLFFFMIVTHMRKETLKVEYRVPQGTELTRLTKKSAVSYVHIGRPISSRYPVSALVFDGSCIQLNDKYVTPSEIIDYISAEKSRLSPEDQQLMTVSIKADKATKMSVVNEVKQALRQAKALKINYSATEIKK, encoded by the coding sequence ATGAGTCTCTTTCGGCGTCATATTCATGAAATGCCAGGCTTGAATACCGCTTCACTTCCTGACTTGATATTCTCCGTTTTGTTCTTCTTCATGATTGTTACTCACATGCGTAAGGAGACGCTGAAGGTAGAATATCGCGTGCCACAAGGTACAGAACTGACGCGCTTGACTAAGAAGTCGGCTGTCAGTTATGTGCATATCGGTCGGCCGATAAGTAGTCGTTATCCCGTCTCGGCTTTAGTTTTCGACGGTTCGTGCATTCAGTTGAATGACAAATATGTCACTCCGAGCGAAATCATTGATTATATTTCGGCAGAGAAAAGCAGGCTTTCTCCCGAAGATCAGCAATTGATGACCGTCTCTATAAAAGCCGACAAAGCAACTAAAATGAGTGTTGTCAATGAGGTGAAACAGGCATTGCGCCAGGCAAAAGCGTTGAAGATAAACTACTCTGCAACAGAGATAAAGAAATAA
- a CDS encoding DUF6249 domain-containing protein: protein MKQTFITLLLVLTLGTIHVAQAQRHRHTPRTETVSRKAKASDRSHKAAAEKAKNGGIEAFSDTTSSADDTVDTAVVDTTYTSGYHVQEDDFNESPWFVKAITGALGVGAVIFALLIVVLVFLFLVSPFIIIILVLRYLIRRHNDNVRLAEKAMESGQAVPSGAKIAKHRTYSNEDQWQRGIKTASIGLGLMALFWFIGAEQLVGVGVLILCMGAGQMLIGRTSRRNESPIYEEFEDEKQDSYEEESTENKTQNTDNQPQA from the coding sequence ATGAAACAGACTTTTATCACACTCTTGTTAGTGTTGACATTAGGAACAATCCATGTGGCACAGGCACAGCGGCACAGGCACACGCCGCGCACAGAAACCGTGTCTCGCAAGGCAAAAGCCTCTGACAGATCTCATAAAGCAGCTGCTGAAAAGGCAAAGAATGGAGGTATTGAGGCCTTTTCTGACACTACTTCTTCTGCTGATGATACTGTTGACACGGCTGTAGTCGACACCACTTACACTTCAGGTTATCATGTCCAGGAAGACGATTTCAACGAATCTCCCTGGTTTGTAAAAGCTATCACGGGGGCATTAGGCGTCGGAGCAGTTATCTTTGCATTGCTGATTGTTGTGCTTGTCTTCCTGTTTCTCGTGTCGCCTTTCATCATTATCATCCTTGTTTTGCGCTATCTCATTCGTCGGCATAATGACAATGTGCGACTTGCAGAGAAGGCAATGGAAAGCGGACAAGCTGTTCCTTCGGGTGCAAAAATTGCGAAACATCGCACTTATTCCAATGAAGATCAGTGGCAACGGGGCATCAAGACGGCTTCAATAGGCCTCGGACTCATGGCTTTGTTCTGGTTTATTGGTGCAGAACAACTCGTTGGAGTGGGCGTCTTGATACTCTGCATGGGGGCTGGACAGATGCTTATCGGGCGCACAAGCCGTAGGAATGAGTCGCCTATTTATGAGGAGTTTGAAGACGAAAAGCAGGATTCTTATGAAGAAGAGTCTACGGAAAACAAGACTCAGAACACGGATAATCAACCACAAGCGTAA
- a CDS encoding ExbD/TolR family protein → MFRHRKHRVPGLNTTSTADISFMLLIFFLVASSMDVDKGLPRQLPPAEHKQQQNETEVDRQRLLEIKITAQNQLLVDGKPMSQKQLSNHILRFVMARGKSHLISLDAHPESSYDAYFHVQNALVAAYREWRDRTAQQKYGHVYNQLSPQQREELRTLCPQRVAETYNMAEKGGTQ, encoded by the coding sequence ATGTTTAGGCATAGAAAACATAGGGTTCCTGGACTGAATACGACGTCTACAGCAGATATATCTTTCATGCTGTTGATATTCTTTTTAGTGGCTTCTTCTATGGATGTTGACAAAGGACTCCCACGACAATTGCCGCCTGCGGAGCACAAACAGCAGCAGAATGAGACTGAAGTTGATAGGCAACGCCTGTTAGAAATCAAGATAACTGCACAGAATCAGCTGCTTGTTGACGGTAAACCTATGTCGCAGAAACAGCTTTCAAATCATATCTTACGCTTCGTAATGGCACGTGGGAAAAGCCATCTTATCTCTTTGGATGCTCATCCTGAGTCGAGTTATGATGCCTATTTTCATGTTCAGAATGCCCTTGTTGCAGCCTATCGCGAATGGCGTGACCGCACAGCACAACAGAAATATGGCCATGTTTACAATCAACTGTCTCCTCAACAACGCGAAGAATTGCGCACACTTTGCCCGCAACGCGTGGCTGAAACCTATAATATGGCAGAGAAAGGAGGCACACAATGA
- a CDS encoding MotA/TolQ/ExbB proton channel family protein — MKHFMARFAMLLLLTGLLFSPAMAQNKSAGQAKTDTAKVDTTSNDDALAAQLDEAVADSSALLGDGVTSEGFHQALKTKFIEGDAGFMSLVALALVIGLAFCIERIIYLSLSEINAKKFMTDLDERIMKGDIEGAKKLCRDTRGPVASICYQGLERVHESIDNIERSVVSYGSVQAANLEKGCSWITLFIAMAPSLGFLGTVIGMVMAFDQIQTAGDISPTIVASGMKVALLTTIFGIIVALILQVFYNYILSKIEHITSQMEESAITLLDVVMKYKLKKEC; from the coding sequence ATGAAACATTTTATGGCACGTTTTGCCATGCTGTTGCTGCTGACAGGCTTGCTTTTCAGTCCGGCAATGGCGCAGAACAAGAGTGCAGGTCAGGCAAAAACAGATACGGCGAAAGTCGATACGACTTCTAATGATGATGCTCTTGCAGCCCAGCTTGATGAAGCTGTGGCCGACAGTAGTGCGTTGTTGGGAGATGGCGTGACGAGCGAAGGCTTTCATCAAGCCTTGAAAACCAAGTTCATAGAGGGCGATGCAGGCTTCATGTCATTGGTAGCTTTGGCCTTGGTCATTGGTCTTGCCTTCTGCATTGAACGCATCATCTATCTCAGTTTGTCTGAAATCAATGCGAAAAAGTTTATGACCGACCTTGACGAACGCATCATGAAAGGAGATATTGAGGGTGCAAAGAAGTTGTGCCGAGATACCCGTGGTCCTGTAGCCTCTATCTGTTATCAAGGTTTAGAGCGTGTACATGAAAGCATTGATAACATAGAACGGTCTGTTGTCTCCTATGGTTCCGTGCAGGCTGCAAACCTTGAAAAGGGTTGTTCATGGATTACTTTGTTCATTGCCATGGCTCCTTCTTTGGGCTTTTTAGGTACAGTTATCGGCATGGTTATGGCCTTTGATCAGATTCAGACAGCAGGAGATATCAGTCCGACCATCGTGGCTTCAGGAATGAAAGTGGCTTTACTGACAACGATTTTCGGTATCATCGTGGCCCTGATCTTACAGGTGTTCTATAACTATATCCTTTCAAAGATAGAGCATATCACGTCACAAATGGAAGAAAGTGCTATCACTTTGTTAGATGTTGTGATGAAATATAAGTTGAAAAAAGAATGTTAA
- a CDS encoding methyltransferase RsmF C-terminal domain-like protein, with protein sequence MNLPKDFIEYTRRLMGEELYAAFEKGMQEEAPVSIRLNPFKLNTAQVCVKDKETDVPWCRNAMFLKSRPNFTFDPMLHAGLYYVQEAASMFVDHVLREVVKKPVRMLDLCASPGGKSTCAYAALPAGSLLFSNEPIRQRANILNENVLKFGVPDIIVTNNYARDYQQSKLQFDVILTDVPCSGEGMFRKDAGAIDDWSMKKVEECARLQREIVSDIWSCLKPGGLLIYSTCTFNAHEDEENVAWIAKELGADFIEIPTEKAWNIMGSLIDKNPVYRFVPGKTRGEGLFMAVLRKYGEPADVNEERRLKEIKAIHEKALKKLHVLSHGPLPDMMKGRQALPDHSKALSVTADLHAYPHVEVDYQQAIAYLRTEAVTLKADAPRGIVLLTYRDFPIGFAKNLGNRANNLYPQAWKIKSSHIPEDNNIVIE encoded by the coding sequence ATGAATCTGCCAAAAGATTTCATAGAATATACACGCCGGTTGATGGGTGAAGAACTGTATGCTGCGTTTGAAAAAGGCATGCAGGAAGAGGCACCTGTCAGCATTCGGCTCAACCCTTTCAAGCTCAATACTGCGCAAGTCTGCGTGAAAGACAAGGAAACTGATGTTCCTTGGTGCCGCAATGCCATGTTTCTGAAGTCGCGTCCGAACTTCACTTTCGACCCCATGCTACATGCCGGACTCTACTATGTGCAGGAAGCGGCATCTATGTTTGTAGACCATGTGCTGCGCGAAGTGGTCAAAAAGCCCGTCCGTATGCTTGACCTTTGTGCGTCACCCGGTGGGAAATCCACTTGCGCCTATGCTGCTTTGCCCGCCGGAAGTCTGCTTTTCAGCAATGAGCCTATACGTCAACGGGCGAATATTCTGAATGAGAATGTCTTGAAATTTGGCGTTCCAGACATCATTGTGACCAACAACTATGCCCGCGACTATCAGCAAAGCAAGTTGCAGTTTGACGTTATTCTGACCGACGTTCCCTGCTCGGGGGAGGGCATGTTTCGTAAAGATGCGGGGGCGATTGACGATTGGAGCATGAAGAAAGTAGAGGAATGTGCCCGCCTGCAGCGTGAGATTGTCAGCGATATATGGTCATGTCTCAAGCCTGGAGGACTGCTGATATATTCCACTTGCACTTTCAATGCACATGAAGATGAGGAGAATGTGGCATGGATAGCCAAGGAATTGGGAGCCGACTTCATTGAAATTCCTACAGAAAAAGCATGGAATATCATGGGAAGTCTTATCGACAAGAACCCTGTCTACCGCTTCGTTCCCGGTAAAACGCGTGGAGAAGGCCTCTTCATGGCTGTGCTTCGGAAGTATGGAGAGCCTGCCGATGTGAACGAAGAAAGGCGCTTGAAAGAGATAAAAGCTATTCATGAAAAGGCACTGAAGAAGCTACATGTGCTGTCACATGGCCCATTGCCCGACATGATGAAAGGCAGACAAGCCCTTCCCGACCATTCGAAAGCACTCTCTGTAACGGCAGATTTGCACGCCTATCCACACGTAGAAGTGGATTATCAGCAGGCCATTGCCTACCTTCGCACGGAAGCTGTCACGCTGAAAGCAGATGCTCCGCGCGGTATAGTGCTATTGACTTACCGTGATTTTCCTATCGGTTTTGCCAAGAACTTAGGCAACCGAGCTAACAATCTCTATCCGCAGGCGTGGAAAATCAAAAGTTCACACATCCCCGAAGACAACAACATTGTGATTGAATGA
- a CDS encoding polyprenyl synthetase family protein — MKAEELLVKVNDFLDNLKYDRKPSGLYDPVKYVLSMGGKRIRPVLMLLSYGLFKDDVESVLMPACALETYHNYTLLHDDLMDNADMRRGHETVHRKWDANTAILSGDSMLVLAYERMAKCNPVYLSDVLHTFTETALEIGEGQQYDMEFETRNDVTEDEYIEMIRLKTSVLLACAQKIGAILAGASKQDQDNLYKFGEQIGLAFQLQDDYLDVYGDPKVFGKKVGGDIICNKKTYMLINAYNRADAEQRRELQHWMEAETFNSDEKVAAVTAIYNKVGVDKLAIEKIAYYFEESKKYLDAVQVSDERKAELRLYAQKMMHRKN; from the coding sequence ATGAAAGCTGAAGAATTATTAGTAAAGGTCAATGACTTTTTAGACAATCTGAAGTATGATCGCAAGCCAAGTGGCCTGTATGACCCCGTGAAATACGTGCTTTCGATGGGTGGAAAGCGTATTCGGCCCGTGCTGATGCTGTTGTCTTACGGTCTGTTTAAGGACGATGTGGAGTCTGTTCTCATGCCGGCCTGCGCCTTAGAGACCTATCATAACTATACATTGTTGCACGATGACCTGATGGACAACGCTGATATGAGGCGCGGACATGAAACAGTTCATCGCAAATGGGATGCCAACACAGCTATCTTGAGCGGTGATTCGATGCTGGTTCTTGCCTATGAACGCATGGCAAAGTGTAATCCTGTTTATCTGTCAGATGTGCTTCATACGTTCACGGAAACGGCCTTGGAGATAGGTGAGGGGCAGCAATATGACATGGAATTCGAAACGCGCAATGATGTCACTGAAGACGAATACATTGAGATGATACGCCTCAAGACGAGTGTTCTGCTGGCTTGTGCACAGAAGATTGGGGCTATCTTGGCCGGTGCCTCGAAGCAGGATCAGGACAATCTCTATAAATTTGGCGAGCAGATTGGATTGGCTTTTCAGCTTCAGGACGATTATCTTGATGTTTATGGTGACCCGAAAGTCTTTGGAAAGAAAGTCGGAGGAGACATCATCTGCAATAAGAAAACCTACATGCTCATCAATGCTTACAACCGAGCTGATGCCGAACAGCGGCGTGAACTGCAGCATTGGATGGAAGCAGAGACGTTCAACAGCGATGAGAAAGTGGCTGCTGTGACTGCTATATATAATAAGGTGGGCGTGGATAAACTGGCAATTGAGAAGATTGCTTATTATTTTGAAGAGAGTAAGAAGTATCTTGATGCAGTGCAAGTGAGCGATGAACGTAAGGCCGAACTTCGGCTTTATGCACAGAAAATGATGCATCGGAAGAATTAA
- a CDS encoding Lrp/AsnC family transcriptional regulator, giving the protein MSHHNLDLLDRKILKLISEDARIPFLEVARACNVSGAAIHQRIQKLTALGVLKGSQFIIDPEKVGYETCAYIALYLKNPEKHDIVVDALKKIPEVVECHTTTGGMDLFIKLYAHNNRHMMQIIHDKLQPLGLSRSETIISFSMLIDRQLPITDIQVEENNDEDEDE; this is encoded by the coding sequence ATGTCACATCATAATTTAGATTTACTGGATAGGAAAATCCTTAAGCTTATTTCAGAGGATGCACGCATTCCATTCCTTGAAGTGGCGCGAGCTTGCAATGTAAGTGGTGCTGCAATTCATCAACGTATACAGAAGTTAACGGCTTTAGGCGTATTAAAGGGCTCACAATTCATTATTGATCCCGAGAAGGTTGGTTATGAAACATGTGCTTATATCGCTCTTTATCTGAAGAATCCAGAGAAGCATGACATCGTTGTTGATGCTTTGAAGAAGATTCCCGAAGTGGTAGAATGCCATACAACTACAGGCGGTATGGATCTCTTTATCAAGCTTTATGCCCACAATAATCGCCACATGATGCAGATTATTCATGATAAACTGCAACCTTTAGGGCTATCACGCAGTGAGACTATCATTTCATTCAGCATGCTCATTGACCGACAATTGCCGATTACCGACATTCAGGTTGAAGAGAATAATGATGAGGATGAAGACGAATGA